GGAAATTGAAATAAAATTAAATCATTATATTGAAAACCAGGAATTCTACAGGCTGCAGGGCCAGGAACTTTCGGCTTTATCGGATAAGAATATTTATCGCTATTTGCATCAACAAAATATTGCACAGGTCAAATGGTTTGAACAATATTTAATTAAAATATATGGAAATCACATGAAACCCTATGCTGCTGATGGTGCGTTTATGCTTTTAGGGATGATTAAACAATACATGGAACTGATCATCCTCAAACAGTTTCCTTTACCTATAAAAAAGGTCGTTCCGTTTTTAATGGCGCAAATTGACTTTATTGCTAAGGGTCTGTTGAACAACGATCATGAACCATTAATGGATGGAAATTTGTGGTCTTTGTATCTGGAAGAAGCTAGTGAAGAAAAGGTCCATCCCCTTAAATTGATTAAGGAAATGAAAAACCAATTAAAAAAACAGTCGATCCCGGAAATTAAAAAAGAAGAAGCTGTTCAATCCTTGACTATTATGGAACAGGAGCTAATGAACATGCAACCAAGATCCGCTATCCTAAAGGGAATGCTTCACAATCTCGAATCAATTGAGGAACTAAAGGAAACAAGGATAAAGCTTGCTGAAAGACTATAGGGAACCCTTTATCCCCTATACATGTAATTTAACGGGATTCGTTATTTCTTATGTAGAAAAACCTACTATACAATTGCCCTTTTGGTTTGGGTCATATTAAGCGCTTTTTTGTTAATAATAAGATTGTTAAATAATATGGCAAGGAGGGCGTGTATGCAGAAGAATCAACAAGGTAAAAAGAACTCAAGTTCTAAATCTGCTGGGACAGATATTAAAAAAGTAAAACAAGAAATTCAGGAAGATATAAACAGTGGACAAGGTGCAATGACTTCCCGTGAGGCGGGCAGCATGCGGGACTAAATTAGGCATTGTACATCCCATTAACTGCACCCCAAAGGATCTGACTTCTGGGTGCAGTACAAAAATGGGAGTGCTTTATTTTTAGTGACCGACGACAGTTTGCTTTTGTCAATCATTTAATCCCTTTCCGTCGAGAATTTGCTGCATATATTTTTCGATTCTTGACTCGCGTGTTTTGGATTGTTTGGCTTTGGAAAAATAAAGAATGTATGCTCGTTGACGTCCCGGCGTCAATTCTTCAAAAGCAGTTTTCAGCGCCGGAATTTCATTAAATTTATCTTGAAGTTCCTCAGGTATGGTGAAATCGTTTTTCAATTTCACTTCTAAGCCGGACTTTTCAATTTCAATGGCTTCGTTTACATAGGTTTTCAAGATGGGTTCCAATTCAACTATTTCTTGAACATTGGTGAACCGAATCTGGCGCGCAGCCTGTACATTCTCTGTTTGTTGGATTAGAATTCCATGGGTATCCTTTAATAAGGCACCTTTGTGGAACAGAAACGCGCAATATTCTTTAAATCCATGGATTAGTACAACGTTTTTATTCTTATAAGTATAGCAAGGTTTACCCCACTTGAATTCTTCAGTCAGCTTACTGTCAAGAACGATATCTCTTAACTTCCCATATTCATCTTTCCACTTTTTCGATTTACTCAAAAATTCATCAACCTTGGGGTTTTTTCCACTATTTGTCATCGCGATACCCCCCCTCTTCAATGTGTTCTCAGAAAGCTTAACTAAGGTAGTAACCTTATCTTAAATCACGCAATAATCCATTATTTACAGTCACATATTAATTACGTCTATCATGTCCAACCAGAACCATAAAAATAACCCCTCACGTGATGCTGACAGGTCAATGTGAAGGAATATTTTCTCTTTACTTGTGTCTTTCTCTACAAGCTGATTCAATTATTTTAACTCAAATGTATCTATAAGTAATTCCATTACAACCCCAAATACAGGGCCAGTATCATCCACTTCACCGTTCAGGCGAAAACCAAAGGATTCATATAACTTTTGTGCTGGTTTGTTATCAGGATGCAGGCTTAAATAAATTTTCTTGCAACCGTATTGGCAGGTCATTTGTTGAATTAATAAGGGAAGATACTGTTTCGCGTATCCGTTACCTTGAAAACGGTAATCAATCATAAAACGATCCAACCAGGCGCTTTGTGTTGAATGCGAAGGCCAGCCGTACATTGCATATCCAACAAGGGTTTCCCCATCATATAAACCAAACGAAATCCCATTTTTTTCAAACTGCGATTCAGCTAAAGAAAAAGCATTGCTTTCAATAAACTTACTTTGCTGTTCCGACACAGATAAAGCAGTGACAGGACGCCAATTTTCTGTTGTTACTTCACAAATGTGAAGAGGCATTTTTCCAACTCACTTTCTGACTAATAAGCTTAAATCATTCTTATATGTATATTACCATAAATTATAGCAGGTTCGGTATTGTGTGATTACCCCTACTTTTTCATTCCTTTAAATTGATGAACAAAATACATAACCACAACTGCAACGATTGAAATTATTATAGAATAACGTGTGATAGTAAAGAAAAATTCTGGATAAGGCGCCATTGAACGGTATTAATTCTTTGGTATTTTTAAGCTTATTGCCGCCATTCCGAGGCACTGTATTCTACTAAAAATCGCCTTGCATTGCAGCCATCAATGCAAGTATGGATGCTATTGCTTGAGACCATTCCGCAATCATGTTGATGAGCTCCTCATCGACTCCTTTAACCTCAATAACTTGCAGGATGTTCCCATAGATATCGAAAAATGACTCGAGCGTGAATCCTTCTTTTAATTCTTCTGGCAGGGACATACTCATGCCCAATGTTTCAATAATGTCTCCTTTCTTGTCAAACTCCGCCTTTACCTTATCACTAACTGGGGTATTAAACCCATAATCGTCACCAGGTTACCTATCGATTGCAGTTGATTGCCAAGCCTTTCAAATGAAAGTTCTTCTTCGCTGTCTGCAATTAAAGCTGTCCCCGTTCCTTGTAAGACATTCCCCCATAACTCAAGTTGGGAGGACAATTTCTTATCTCTAACTGCAGATGGGGTGTTTGCTACAGCAGACATCGTTTGTCCAACCGCTTCCATCCCGTATCCTATAAGGCTTTTCGTTCTATTGTCCAATGCGCGAACCCCCAATTCAAAAGACATGTTCTATCTTATTCAAAGGAGAATTATTGTTTCTTTTTCTTTGATATAGGGGAATAGCCTGCGCATTATAGTGGATTTCTTCCCTTTACCCGCTTCAACGTAGCTACTATAAGAAAGCTAACAATCACTAACAACAGCCATGAACTCACCTTTCCTAGATGAACGAGACTCCATGCATCGGTTTGGTTTGGGTATTCCCAAGCTCCAAAGAAAGTTGCGATATTTTCGGCGATCCAGATAAAAAATCCGATCAGCACAAAAGAAAGCGCGAGTGGCATGCGGTAAAGGATTCCATTAATCTCGTATGTGACCCACGATTGCCAAAAAACGATAATTACCAGTCCAGCTAGCCAATAGCGGACGTCAATCCAATAATGATGGGTGAAAAAATTCAAATAAATCGCGGCTGCAAGAGGAACAACCACCAAAAACGGCGGCCACTTAATCAGTTCAACCTTCAGCCTCCTCCAAGCCTGGCAAAGATAACTCGCTACGCTTGCGTACATGAATCCACTATATAAAGGCACTCCAAAAATTTTGGAGTATCCTTCCTCTGGATAAGACCATGAACCCATATGTACCTTGAACAGTTCAAGTGCAAGTCCAATAAGGTGGAACAATGTGATAACCTTCAGTTCATCCCGTGTTTCAAGCCCAGAACGCACCATCCACCACTGCATCAGCAGGAAGATGATGAACAGCCAGTCATACCGTGGCAGAAGAGGAAGCGGCACGATTTGTGTAATGGCAAGCGACGCAAAAATCACAACGGGAAACAAACAGGATAGGGCCTGCTCCCAACCAAACCGAACGAGTTGTGTTAGTGCTCCCATGATTTCTGCCTTTAAGGGTCTCTTTCGGGATTCATTTTGAATAGTTACATGCATCAGCAACTCCCCTTTTACAAATTTATTTAACCTTGACCATTACGCGCAAAAATAATGACTAAACCAATGAATACAGAATACTGTTTGTAATTGCGATGGCGGTTATCTTTAGATGCCTAAGTCACCCGCTCAAATAACTGTTCACCTGCTTATGACCAATCGCTTTGGCAAGCATTTCACTTGTGAAGTCGGGGAAATACACATCAGAGAAATACAGCTCCGATTCAGCGGACTGCCAGAGCAGGAAATTACTTATCCTCTTCTCCCCACCCGTCCGGATAATCATGTCGGGTGACGGCAGGTCCCCAGTGTACAAATACTGCTGCATTCTTTCCTCAGTTATCTCATCTTCGCTAATCTTTCCGTTTCTGACGTCCTTGATCAATGTCTTGGCGGCATGGATAATGTCACCCCTGCCACCATAATTGAAAGCAAAATTGACGATAATACCAGTATTATTCGCGGTAGAAGCAACTGCCTTGTCTAGCACTTCCCGGGTTTTATCTGGAAGTGGGTCCGTGTTTCCGGAAATTCTGATTTGAATATTCCTTCTCATAAACTCGGGGAGCTTTTTATTAAAAAACCTTACTGGCAATTCCATCAGGTAATTCACTTCATCATATGGTCTGGACCAGTTCTCTGAGGAAAAGGCATACAGCGTCAGTACCTTAATGTTCAGCCCAATACTAGCGTCAATAATCTCTTCCATTCGCTTCGATCCCGCATAATGTCCTTCACTTCGGATCAGATGTCTTTTTTTGCCCCATCGGCCATTCCCATCCATGATAATTGCTACATGGTCAAAGCTGCTTTGATACATTCGTGCTCACCCTCCTCCGTATTTTTCGAATTCTATTATCTTTAAGTGCCTTCATCACTTCGGTACTCTAAAATATCCCCAGGCTGGCATTCTAATGCTTTGCAAATTGCCTCTAAGGTTGACAGCCTGATTGCTTTTGCCTTTCCGTTTTTCAATATAGAAAGGTTAGCCATCGTAATTCCAACCCGCTCCGAAAGTTCTGTGACACTCATTTTTCTTTTAGCCAACATCACATCAATATTGATTATAATCGCCATCATTTTCACCTCAGACCGTTAAATCATTTTCTGATTTTATAGCTACAGCATTTTTTAATAATTTTTGTAGAAGAGCAGCAAATACTGCAATCACCAATGATGCAAAAATAATGATCAATCCGAGTACGATGATACCTGGTGCGTCATCTTTTTCCGCCATGAGATAAAAGAGTGGCATGCCACCCACATACAAAATACTGATTGTGATTGCACAGTATTTGATATTTTTTAAAGCAATTACAGATAAATCCGAGAAAGCTTTATTCAGGTCAATATAGCCTAGGAGTTTGAAAGCTTGATACAGGGCAATGTAAAAAGGTATTGCCGCCCCATACATAACGATTAAAACGAGATAGTTGATAGAAGCAACATCCGGATACAATTCTGCTGCAAAATTCGCTATCCCGGGTACCACGAATATGCACAATGCTAGAATCGGGATTCCAATCAGAATAACCGCTATTTTTAAAAAGAGTGTTGATCCTCGTTTCATAAAAGCACCTCACCTATTTATTGTCATTTTGAATTTATCACATGTTTTATCGTTTTACAATAAATATATGTTGTTTTTTATAAAATTATTATTGTTTATTAAAAATAAAAAGCATTCTTCACTACAAAGAAATGCTCTCATGATTTATGGAAATAACCACCAAAAGGATAAGGGGTGGTTATTTCCATTTATTCAATTGGAAAAACATTTTTTCATTTTCAGGGGTTAGCTTTCCCCCTTGTGGTTGGCTTTAAGGGCATCAACTACTTGCTTTGTGGCTTGTTCTATAAGTTTATCGTTATAATCGGCGTCTTCTTTATCGCGGCTGGTAAGAACCGCAAGAACAATTGGTTCCCCTTTTGGTGGCCAAATAACAGCAATGTCATTTCGCGTACCATATGATCCGGCTCCAGACTTATCTCCGACTTCCCATCCTTTTGGTACTCCTGAACGGATTAATGTGTCCCCGGTGGTGCTCTCTTTAAGCCAATCGGTTAATAACGAGCGTTTTTTCGCTGGCAGTGCATCTCCGATTGTGAATGCTTGAAGACTTGTAGCCAGTGCCTTTGGTGTACTTGTATCATGGGTTTCTCCCGGTTTTACCTCATTTAACTTTGGCTCGACCCTTTCCGGATTGGTAACATCATCACCAATCTCCCTAAGAGATTTTTTAAATCCACTTGGTCCGCCAAGTTGCTCAAGTATTAAGTTCCCAGCAGTATTGTCAGAATACCGAATAGCAGCCTCGCAAAGCTCCTTAAGAGTCATTCCTGTATCAACATGCTTCTCAGTAATTGGATTATAATTGACAAGTTCATCACGTGTATACATAATTCTTTCATCAAGATCGGCTATTGACTTTTGCTGTAATAGTGCCCCAACGGCTAAGGCCTTATGGGTAGATGTATACGCAAAACGCTCATCAGAACGATACGTTATCGTTTGGTTTGTGCCAGTGTCCAATGCATAAACCCCAAGTCTAGCATCAAATTCCTTCTCTAGTTTGACAAATTCATCTTTCAATGTGGTTTCTTGATTTTGTTGTTTTAGTTGGGCAGCATTGCCGTTATCCTCTGCACAACCCACGAGCGTAATGCATGATAGCAGTATCAATGGGGCAACCTTTTTAAAGCTAATCGCATTGTAAACTTTATTCCATAAATTCATTAGATCAACCTCTTTCTAAAAATGTATTCACCTATTTACATCCAAATCACTTGGACTACGAATGTAATCTAATACTACATATGTAATCTACACATGTCAACTATCTTTAAACTTGTCCACCCGGAGCGGAAATCACGTTGCTGTTACGTCGCAATTTTTATCAACTGTGGAGATATAGCAACATACTATACCAAAAACGTCTTAAATTTTGATAAGATTAGCCCAACCCTCTATTAGTTCCAAAAAAATGACAGACTGATAAACTGATAAGGTGAAATGCTAGGTTAGTTATGTTAAATTTGGAGTCTCAGATTTCAAACAACTCTACAAACAGAAACTAGAAGGAATTGGAAATGGAGTCGAATTGCATGTTCTTTACTCACCTTATCGTAAGTTTTATCGTGTCCTCTTTTACTTTTGCAATCATCACGCTGTTTAGGAAATTGTTTAAAAAGCAATTATCAGCGAAATGGCAATATAATCTATGGTTTATTTTGCTGATTGCTTTGACTCTTCCTTTTATACCGAATCACTTTTTTGATTTTGGCAATATATTTACTTGGGATATTGATCAGGGTAATGGATCAAGTCCTTCTTCTGGCACTACTGGAAATCAAACATTAACAGACGGAAATTGGATGCGGGACTTTACTATATCCGTAAATCGTCTTGACCTGACCCTACTGAATGAAATTCTAGCCGCCATATGGATGACCGGGATGTTAGTGATGATTGCGCTGACAATACACGCATGGTTAAAGTTGAAAAAAATTAAAGACACCACATCCAGCTTGAGAAATGAAGAGATCCTAGATTTATTCGGGCAATGCAAGCATCGTTTAAATATTTCAAGACGGTTGATTATTGGCGAATCGCCACTTATCAAATCTCCTCTTACTTTCGGTATTTTTAAGACTTACGTCGTGCTTCCAAGCCATTTTGAAAAATGGCTGTCTATGGATGATATTAAATATATTTTCTTGCATGAACTAAATCATTACAAATCCAAAGATAGTGTAATGAATTACCTGACCATCTTTTATCAAATTTTATACTGGTTTAACCCTTTTGTTTGGGTTGCTTTCAAAGAGATGCGGTTGGATCGTGAAATAGCTTGTGATGCTGCCGTTTTAAATTCTTTGGACAAGAACTGTTATGCAGATTACGGGAATACGATTATTAACTTTGCTGATAGATCATCCAGGCCAAAGTATTTCACGTTGGTTAATCAACTAAATGGTTCCAAGGAACAAATCAAAAGACGCATTACACGTATCGCATCTTTCACTACTGAATCAAAGCTGATGAAACTAAAAAGCATCGCCATCTTTATGCTTGTAGGGGGATTTGTGGCAACTCAGGTTCCAATCGTTTCTGCAATGGCTTATGACGATAATCGTTACGAGTTTGAAAGTGAACGAATAGTGAATGAGGATCTTAGCAGGTACTTTGAGGGATCGAAAGGCAGCTTTGTTTTGTACGATTTGCAGGCTGATCAATATCGTATCTATAATGAAAATCAAAGCACAATAAGGGTTTCACCGGACTCCACGTACAAGATCTATAGTGCATTGTTTGCATTAGAGTCACATGTCATAACAAGAGATAGTTCCACGATTAGGTGGAATGGAAAACAGTATCCTTATGACTCTTGGAATATGGATCAGAATCTATCGACAGCCATGAAAAATTCGGTGACTTGGTACTTTCAGGCATTGGATGAAAAAGTCGGCATGGATACTATCCAGGCTTATTTACAACAAATAGGCTATGGGAATTACAATCTTTCAGGTGGGAAATCACAATTTTGGCTTGAATCTTCATTAAAAATTTCACCAATCGAACAGGTACAGTTACTCAAAGCTTTTTATACAAATGAACTTGGATTTAATCATAACAACGTGCAGACTGTTAAAGAAATGATCAAACTAGAGGGAAAAGATGGTGCAATACTCTCTGGAAAAACTGGAACGGGAAGTGTCAATGGCAAAAATATTAACGGCTGGTTCGTTGGGTATGTAGAGGGCAAAACGAATACGTATTTCTTTGCGACCAATATCCAAAATAAAAATAGTTCTTCCGGAAGCAAGGCAGCAAAAATAACAAAATCTATTTTGAGGGATAAAGACATCTATTAGGTATCGGTGATCAAACAATTTTGTAATCATGGTAAAAAAGCTGATATACTTACTACTAGATAAATGTTTATGCGTTTACTTGTACGATTTAGAGGGAGGGATTAGTGGTGTCAGAAAAAGTACCCAATATATCGGAAGCAGAATGGGAAGTCATGAACGTGCTTTGGAAACAGGCACCGCTAGCAGCCAACGAAGTCATTTCCTCTCTGCAAGAGCATAAGGAATGGAAACCGAAAACAGTACGCACACTTTTGGATCGCCTTACCAAAAAAAAGGTAATTGGTGTAAATAAGAACCAGAAAGTTTATACCTTTTTCCCTCTTTATTCCCAGGATGATTGCCAGCACGCCGAGGCACAATCCTTTGTTAATCGAATTTATGGAGGCACGTTAAAGTCGATGCTAGTTCAGTTCATCCAAGAGGATTCTTTGTCAGAGGAGGATATAAAAGAGTTGCGATCGATTTTGGATAACAAGCCAAACAAAAAGTCAAAATGACATATCGCTTTTCTCTTCTATCCTACTTTGAATCACGCAATTGTTTTCATCATAATCATATCTGTTTGTTTTTCGTCTCCCATGTAAAAGGAATGGGATCCGGTTTTAACAAATCCCATCTTATTATAGAAATGGATTGCACCGACATTGTGTTCCCATACACCTAACCATATTTTCTTTTTATTATGGCCTTTTGCGACTTCCAGTGCCTTAAGTAAAAGGTGCTTACCAAGCCCATTTTTTTGAAATTCTTCCCTAATATAAATCCTTTCAATTTCCAGGGCTTCCTCCCACATATCTTCTGTTTGAGCTTCATTGACGTTTATTTTTAAATAACCAGCGACTACCTCATTGCAAGATATAAAATAAAACGTTGAAGCGGGGTTCAATATTTCCTCTTCTAATTTGTTAGTGTTAAAGGCATTTTCCAAATAAGCCCTAATGTTCTCCTGTTTATTCATATGCGAAAACGTCTCGTTAAACGTATTATAACTGATCTCTTGCAGTGTTTTAATATCTTCAAATGTACATTCATTGATAACTACGGACATCCGAATCATTATCTCCCTTCAATAGTCTCGTTTGCGCCTCTTTTATATACTTGTAAAATCCTGATGTCTTCATAGATCGCTGGATAGATGCTGGAAGAAAGTAACTAAAACAACCCATCCGGATAACACATAAAAGATTACAGGGTCATTTGTAAATGTTTCATTTCGGAATACTAAAAAGACATAAATGAACCAAAGGCATACAATCTTAATCGCAATATTCAAGGGTTTTTCGCTACTATTAATTATTTCCGCAAAATCTTCTCCATTGTTTTTCCCTTTGCTAGTTCATCGATAAGCTTATCCAAATAGCGAATTTCCCGCATCGTTGGTTCTTCAATATCTTCCACTCGGATGCCACAGATTACACCTTTGATCAAAGCCCGTGAAGGATTCAATTGGGGGGCTTCCGCAAAGAAGGTCTCAAAGTCTGTCTGTTTCTCCAGTTGTGCTTCTAACTTTACCTGGCTATATCCCGTCAACCAACGGATGATTTCATCAACTTCTGATTTTGTACGTCCTTTTTTCTCCGCCTTCGTAACATAATGGGGATAGACACTTGCTAGACTCATTGTATAAATCTTATGTTTGGTCATGATACGACCTCCCTTTATCTATTTTTGATTAATTGTTTTCCAATTATATCATGTAAAAGTAATTTTGATGTCTAGTGGATAGCTCGTTTTCACCAAGGCTTCATCTAAATCTTGGCGTTGTGCCATTTCTTTACCTTGGTTTCCTATTAAAGCTAGAGCACGGGCATCACTCGACCTTTCCAGAAAATCTTTTGAATTTGACTCGGCTGCCATTTCGGAAGCCGCTCCACGAATCCGGACTTGCCTGCCAATTTCAGACCAATAAAATATTAAGGCCACTTGTTGGTTTAATTGCAGTTGCTCTCCTTTTCTGCTTATGACTGATGTGGCAAAATACCATTTATTACAAGCCACATCTTTTAGAATTAAAACCCTCCATCAGGTGCACCTTCCTTGTCAACAGTTGATAATGTCATGGCATCAGGCTCACATACTCCATCCTCAATCGCAATATATAACCATTGCAGAAATAAATCAGATGCATTTTCAGTTAATTCAGTGTGTGATGACTTTTTTATAACATTATCATAAAAACCGTTTTCTCTCTTCAGGTGAAGGCAACATACAGCTTTCTTTTGTGCCAAACCATTTATATCTATTTTTAGCGATAATCCCATAAAGGAAGTTTCTGAAAGGTTTTGGAAAAACTAAGAGGATATATAGTAACTTCCAAGCTCCTTTTAGGTTTTTACAAACTTGAAGGGCTGCCGACGATTTGAGGTAGCATTTATTATTTTCGATAAGAACAAAACTATCTATGCCTTTTGGGGAATTATGCTTATTCAATAATTCTTTTCCTATATCACCTTGTAACGAAGCGAATTTAAAATGTCCTTTCGGGTCTCTCTTGATGATGAATTGAACGCTTTTGTCGCAAAAGTTACATTCTCCATCAAATAAAATAATCCTCACCATATTAATCCCATCTTTCTTAAAAAACAAAATTAGTTTATTGATGATCTAATTTATTATAAATTTATTTTTACCATTCATAATGATTCGGTCATTGTTCGCTAATGTAATATCTAGAGGGTAAACTGCTGTATAGAAACATACAAAACAAATAAAGAAATAATAATATTCATATACCCCGAAAAGCTTTTTTTGTCTTTCAGAAGTACAATTATTCCTATCACTAACAAAAGAACACCCAAAAACAACATTAAATAAGGTGTTAGCCCAGAGTTTTGTGTGAATATAATAGAACCTGATAAAGCCAAAACAATTATTGATAAAATAACTCTAATTATGTTCAGCATACATTACTCCTTTGTTTATTTGGTCGGAAGGTAAAATTATTCTCATGCAATAATTCTCAACGTTAATGCATATCCCGATAGGTAAATTTTAACACAGTTGCCCTGCCATTCATTTTAATTTTCTGAAATGAAAACAAAAAGATTTTGCTTCGCCGCTACGAAAGAAAACGGGTAACTCTTCAACTATATACGAAAAGCAGAACCCAGTGTTATCACAACTGGATCCTGCTGGTTAAATTTAGTGGCTTTCATCTATATTTACACTCAGTTTATTCTTTAGTTTATTTAATTTAGGATGAATCAGGAAATATATTGAAAAACCAACATATCCAGTTCCTCCCAATAATAAAACAAATGTGCCAGAAGTAAATTCTCCTATTAAACCTCCAATTAGATATCCTAATGTACTTAGACATCCCAGAAGTGAAGATAAAAAAGAAAATCCAATACCTAAGTATTCTTCAGGTAAATTAATCTGTATTAATGTTTGAACATAAATACTTATTATCCCTATTCCGATCCATGACAATCCGAATAATACCAATGGAATATAGTGAAGGTCAATAGTAATAAACGACAAGACCCAGAATACACCAGAAAACATAGATACTGATGGCATTATCCAATTTAAAGGAATCATCTCCAGTTTGCTAGACAAGACGGTTCCAACAAGCGCCCCCACAGACATAGCTGTTAACCAGAATCCGAATTCAACTGAAGTGGATGATATAATTGGCAGCATTGCAATACCCATTGTCGCCATAACATTCATCGCTATTACTCCAAACATAATAGAAAGAAGTATTTTTTGCTTTCGCACAACCTTGAATCCTTGCAGGAAGTCTTCTTTATATTGTGCAAAAAATTTCTTGCTCGAAGACTCTCTTTCTTTTTTGGATTTAGGTATTTTCAAATAAAAAAAGAAGACCAATCCCGTACCTACTAGCAATACCCCATTGGATATATAAATAACACCAATCCCAATAAAGAATATTAGAAATCCTGATATAGCGTCAGAAACAATATCTAGTGTTTGAAAAGAAAATGCAAAAATTGAGTTTACTTTTGTCAAATCTTCACGGCATGACAATTTTTCGATTGAAGCACTTTCAGTAGGATAGGTTGCTTCCGATAGTGAAAGTGCAAAAAACATTAAAATAAATAAAATTGGCAACCATAAAATACTCGAAAAATAGAGCAAGGAAATAACGCTGACCAAGATTCCCTGTCCAATCACTGCTATATACAGTATTTTTTGTTTTGAAAACCTATCAATAATTGGTCCATAAAGAAATTGCAACGTTACCGGCACCATAGCAATAGCACTTGTTAACCCTACTAAAAGTACTGAGTCAGTTACCGATTTGACATACCACAATGTAGCGATCATGTAAAAACTATCAGCAAAGTTCGTTATAATTCTTCCCGCTAACAAAATAGTTAATTGTTTATTCATTTTTGTCCTCCTTGGATTTTATATAGGTTAAATTTCCTATATAAAAACAGGAGGACCTCTAATTTTTATTCTACAGGATTAAGTATGATAAATTAGTAGTCGATCTATGATCCTCATTTAAAGCACCCCTTTCATATTACTCAATTTAATCGTTATTATATACTTTGTTTTCAGAAACTTCAATGTGCCCTTAAAGGACTATCTTTCAGTAATAAATGGTTTTATAACACACCACTATACATTAGTTATTTTAAATGTTTCAGCAAGAATAACAGCTACTACAGGCAAAAAACATATTATTGCATACTTATATTCATTAGATTTAATGTAATATATCCCCTTCACTAAATAGAAAAGGAATACTAAAAAAATACTATTTCTCTGTAAACGATCCAGAAACATTAAAACAACACTTATTATGCCAATGATTACAATGCTAATACTGAATGTTGACAAATTTCTACCTACACGTTTATTTGATTTAATATGATGACCTCCCCCATATTCTTTTTTTCATTTTTTATGAATCCTAATAGCCTTTATGTCCATTCTGTTCTTAACACTTAAAAGATAAAAGCATTGTGAGACTCATTATTTTGAAAGA
This Virgibacillus phasianinus DNA region includes the following protein-coding sequences:
- a CDS encoding TetR/AcrR family transcriptional regulator, which encodes MRRNVSDKKRDILITAMKLFSSKDYNRTSMQEIADVCGISKGSLYVYYKSKEDLLLHILHYYFQNIEGQIILIEDDDSLSAREKFVKEIEIKLNHYIENQEFYRLQGQELSALSDKNIYRYLHQQNIAQVKWFEQYLIKIYGNHMKPYAADGAFMLLGMIKQYMELIILKQFPLPIKKVVPFLMAQIDFIAKGLLNNDHEPLMDGNLWSLYLEEASEEKVHPLKLIKEMKNQLKKQSIPEIKKEEAVQSLTIMEQELMNMQPRSAILKGMLHNLESIEELKETRIKLAERL
- a CDS encoding YdeI/OmpD-associated family protein — translated: MTNSGKNPKVDEFLSKSKKWKDEYGKLRDIVLDSKLTEEFKWGKPCYTYKNKNVVLIHGFKEYCAFLFHKGALLKDTHGILIQQTENVQAARQIRFTNVQEIVELEPILKTYVNEAIEIEKSGLEVKLKNDFTIPEELQDKFNEIPALKTAFEELTPGRQRAYILYFSKAKQSKTRESRIEKYMQQILDGKGLND
- a CDS encoding GNAT family N-acetyltransferase, yielding MPLHICEVTTENWRPVTALSVSEQQSKFIESNAFSLAESQFEKNGISFGLYDGETLVGYAMYGWPSHSTQSAWLDRFMIDYRFQGNGYAKQYLPLLIQQMTCQYGCKKIYLSLHPDNKPAQKLYESFGFRLNGEVDDTGPVFGVVMELLIDTFELK
- a CDS encoding DUF817 domain-containing protein gives rise to the protein MGALTQLVRFGWEQALSCLFPVVIFASLAITQIVPLPLLPRYDWLFIIFLLMQWWMVRSGLETRDELKVITLFHLIGLALELFKVHMGSWSYPEEGYSKIFGVPLYSGFMYASVASYLCQAWRRLKVELIKWPPFLVVVPLAAAIYLNFFTHHYWIDVRYWLAGLVIIVFWQSWVTYEINGILYRMPLALSFVLIGFFIWIAENIATFFGAWEYPNQTDAWSLVHLGKVSSWLLLVIVSFLIVATLKRVKGRNPL
- a CDS encoding isoprenyl transferase; translation: MYQSSFDHVAIIMDGNGRWGKKRHLIRSEGHYAGSKRMEEIIDASIGLNIKVLTLYAFSSENWSRPYDEVNYLMELPVRFFNKKLPEFMRRNIQIRISGNTDPLPDKTREVLDKAVASTANNTGIIVNFAFNYGGRGDIIHAAKTLIKDVRNGKISEDEITEERMQQYLYTGDLPSPDMIIRTGGEKRISNFLLWQSAESELYFSDVYFPDFTSEMLAKAIGHKQVNSYLSG
- a CDS encoding helix-turn-helix domain-containing protein, whose translation is MAIIINIDVMLAKRKMSVTELSERVGITMANLSILKNGKAKAIRLSTLEAICKALECQPGDILEYRSDEGT
- a CDS encoding DUF2975 domain-containing protein — translated: MKRGSTLFLKIAVILIGIPILALCIFVVPGIANFAAELYPDVASINYLVLIVMYGAAIPFYIALYQAFKLLGYIDLNKAFSDLSVIALKNIKYCAITISILYVGGMPLFYLMAEKDDAPGIIVLGLIIIFASLVIAVFAALLQKLLKNAVAIKSENDLTV
- the bla gene encoding class A beta-lactamase, producing the protein MNLWNKVYNAISFKKVAPLILLSCITLVGCAEDNGNAAQLKQQNQETTLKDEFVKLEKEFDARLGVYALDTGTNQTITYRSDERFAYTSTHKALAVGALLQQKSIADLDERIMYTRDELVNYNPITEKHVDTGMTLKELCEAAIRYSDNTAGNLILEQLGGPSGFKKSLREIGDDVTNPERVEPKLNEVKPGETHDTSTPKALATSLQAFTIGDALPAKKRSLLTDWLKESTTGDTLIRSGVPKGWEVGDKSGAGSYGTRNDIAVIWPPKGEPIVLAVLTSRDKEDADYNDKLIEQATKQVVDALKANHKGES